Proteins from a genomic interval of Candidatus Polarisedimenticolia bacterium:
- a CDS encoding glycosyltransferase family 4 protein, which produces MDPSSLTVLHTNFHRGWGGQPSRILMLSLGLARKGHRIVIAAPEGSILAARAKAAGLETFEKARFLKTSHLASAVRDSFSLKALLRSRRFDLVDAHGSQDLWATAAARWLEASPVPLIFTRHNTKRVAAHALNRLLYRRAVDHLIVASTAVLDRYRPFLERGDLDAARVSVVHSSFWEDRFGDWLDGSSLRRELGAGPGEPLVGVIGRLVRDKGGIHFLRAAAQVAREFPAARFLFAGRGTEEEALKRAAADLGISGKVAFLGFREDIPAVTAALDLSVLPSIDCDASPAVLKEAMAAGRPVVATDIGGAAEIIEQGETGFVVPPADPEALAAAIASVLRRPDRGRGMGAAGRERVRSLFSQERLVAGTLEAYRKTLERGRRGGPRSADPKRSVASRK; this is translated from the coding sequence ATGGATCCTTCATCCCTCACCGTCCTTCACACCAACTTCCATCGCGGCTGGGGCGGCCAGCCGTCGCGGATCCTGATGCTGTCGCTGGGCCTCGCCCGGAAGGGGCACCGAATCGTGATCGCGGCGCCCGAGGGCTCCATCCTCGCCGCCCGCGCCAAAGCGGCGGGGCTCGAGACTTTCGAGAAGGCTCGCTTCCTCAAGACCAGCCATCTCGCGAGCGCTGTTCGCGACTCCTTTTCCTTGAAAGCCCTGCTCCGCTCGCGCCGCTTCGACCTCGTCGACGCGCACGGCTCGCAGGATCTCTGGGCCACGGCGGCGGCCCGGTGGCTCGAGGCCTCTCCCGTCCCGCTCATCTTCACGCGACACAACACCAAGCGGGTGGCGGCTCATGCCCTGAACCGGCTTCTCTACCGACGGGCGGTCGACCATCTCATCGTCGCGAGCACGGCGGTGCTCGACCGGTATCGTCCCTTCCTGGAGCGGGGCGATCTCGACGCCGCCCGCGTCTCCGTCGTCCACTCCTCCTTTTGGGAGGATCGCTTCGGCGACTGGCTCGATGGCTCCTCACTCCGTCGCGAGCTGGGCGCCGGTCCGGGCGAGCCCCTCGTCGGCGTCATCGGGCGGCTCGTCCGTGACAAGGGAGGGATCCACTTCTTGCGGGCCGCGGCGCAGGTCGCCCGCGAGTTTCCGGCGGCCCGATTTCTCTTCGCCGGAAGGGGAACGGAAGAAGAGGCGCTGAAGCGGGCGGCGGCCGATCTGGGGATCTCCGGCAAGGTCGCCTTTCTCGGATTCCGCGAGGACATTCCCGCGGTGACCGCCGCGCTCGATCTCTCCGTGCTGCCGTCGATCGATTGTGACGCCTCCCCCGCCGTCCTGAAGGAGGCGATGGCGGCCGGCCGGCCGGTTGTGGCCACCGACATCGGGGGAGCCGCCGAGATCATCGAGCAAGGGGAGACCGGATTCGTGGTGCCGCCCGCCGATCCCGAAGCTCTCGCGGCCGCCATCGCCTCCGTCCTCCGCAGGCCCGACCGCGGAAGGGGGATGGGCGCCGCCGGGCGGGAGCGGGTCCGGTCGCTCTTCAGCCAG
- a CDS encoding class I SAM-dependent methyltransferase yields MGAWGFLRRLSASLRKGNPRVFWEREYGGGEANRKWASEARLSFYDFAAEAIPREPSRILDVGSGFGYGGRRLMEICPLWQVEGFEISRNAAKDSVIPTRQGDLLREDLPRGYDYLLMVQTLEHFRDTAQVLARVVAAAGRGVIVTVPYRGRLNRKHLASLDESSFSAFPGAVVDLRKRRYEKDGSEKTDMRVVIPAGDRTSA; encoded by the coding sequence ATGGGCGCCTGGGGCTTTCTGAGACGGTTGAGCGCCTCGCTCCGGAAAGGCAACCCCCGCGTCTTTTGGGAGCGGGAGTACGGTGGAGGCGAGGCGAACCGGAAATGGGCGTCGGAAGCGCGTCTGAGCTTCTACGACTTCGCCGCCGAGGCGATTCCGCGGGAGCCTTCGAGAATCCTCGACGTCGGAAGCGGATTCGGATACGGCGGAAGGCGGCTGATGGAGATCTGTCCCCTTTGGCAGGTGGAGGGGTTCGAGATCAGCCGGAACGCCGCGAAGGACTCGGTCATTCCGACACGACAGGGAGATCTCCTCCGGGAGGATCTGCCGCGCGGCTACGACTACCTCCTGATGGTGCAGACCCTGGAGCATTTTCGCGACACGGCGCAGGTTCTTGCGCGCGTCGTGGCCGCCGCCGGGCGGGGGGTGATCGTCACGGTCCCCTATCGGGGGCGGCTCAACCGGAAGCACCTGGCGTCGCTCGACGAGTCCTCCTTCAGCGCGTTTCCGGGCGCCGTCGTCGACTTGCGCAAGCGCCGCTACGAGAAGGACGGATCCGAGAAGACCGACATGCGCGTCGTCATTCCCGCCGGAGATCGAACTTCCGCATGA
- a CDS encoding glycosyltransferase family 4 protein produces the protein MIRRFLVLQTLPRPLAFSPNNALLTLGHHLDRRRYEMSVAVPRDGLLSEAFEKEGIRVVRVPGLRTYHRHDAFWRLPLVGRRIAVQARRLGSQFLLSNHAELAPFARAAARQCGLPWICFLRQADRPARYYEKYRVAEADAVGAVSEAALRGYRDFLRSRGARENPSLAVPTGIELPTEEEGRDGAALPSAWPGDAPVAGIVGLREIKRPELFLEILSRVAGGVPEARGLLVGGLEENRRKWLESVARDCNVAERIWFAGEQRAMSPWYRTMRVYTHTSRSEGFPKTALEAMAHGLPVVAFRVGGLPEAVAHEETGFLCEPDDREGFARRVAELLVSPGRAAEMGRAGRRRVRKLFSPAAMVAGMEALFEGVLDRRETGKDGAATRGRRPSSASR, from the coding sequence GTGATCCGCCGCTTTCTCGTCCTGCAGACGCTGCCGCGGCCTCTGGCGTTCAGCCCCAATAATGCGCTGCTGACCCTGGGGCACCACCTCGACCGGCGGCGTTACGAGATGTCGGTGGCGGTGCCGCGTGACGGATTGCTGTCGGAGGCGTTCGAGAAGGAAGGGATCCGGGTCGTCCGGGTGCCGGGGCTCCGGACGTATCACCGGCACGACGCCTTCTGGAGGCTGCCGCTGGTCGGGCGGCGGATCGCGGTGCAGGCGAGGCGCCTCGGCTCCCAATTTCTCCTCTCGAACCACGCGGAGCTGGCCCCTTTCGCCCGTGCCGCCGCGCGGCAGTGCGGCCTCCCGTGGATCTGCTTCCTCCGGCAGGCCGATCGGCCGGCGCGCTATTACGAAAAATACCGGGTCGCGGAGGCCGATGCGGTCGGCGCCGTCAGCGAGGCGGCGCTTCGAGGGTATCGGGACTTTCTCCGCAGCCGGGGAGCTCGGGAGAATCCGTCGCTCGCCGTTCCCACCGGAATCGAGCTCCCCACCGAAGAGGAAGGCCGCGATGGGGCCGCGCTTCCTTCCGCCTGGCCGGGAGACGCACCAGTCGCCGGAATCGTCGGTCTGCGAGAGATCAAGCGTCCCGAGCTCTTCCTCGAGATCCTGTCGCGAGTCGCCGGCGGCGTTCCGGAGGCGCGCGGTCTGCTCGTCGGCGGGCTGGAGGAGAATCGCCGGAAATGGCTCGAGTCGGTGGCCCGTGACTGCAACGTCGCGGAGCGGATCTGGTTCGCGGGAGAGCAGCGCGCCATGAGTCCCTGGTATCGCACGATGCGCGTCTACACTCACACGTCCCGCAGCGAGGGTTTCCCCAAGACGGCGCTCGAGGCGATGGCCCATGGCCTGCCCGTCGTCGCGTTCCGCGTCGGAGGGCTACCTGAAGCGGTCGCGCACGAGGAGACGGGATTTCTCTGCGAGCCAGACGATCGCGAGGGGTTCGCGCGGCGCGTAGCCGAGCTTCTCGTTTCTCCCGGCCGGGCGGCCGAGATGGGGCGGGCCGGCCGCCGTCGCGTGCGGAAGCTCTTCTCGCCGGCGGCGATGGTCGCCGGCATGGAGGCTCTTTTCGAGGGCGTTCTGGACCGGCGCGAGACGGGAAAGGACGGCGCGGCGACCCGCGGGCGGCGTCCGTCCTCAGCGTCCCGCTGA